A genome region from Coffea arabica cultivar ET-39 chromosome 7e, Coffea Arabica ET-39 HiFi, whole genome shotgun sequence includes the following:
- the LOC113702398 gene encoding probable pectinesterase/pectinesterase inhibitor 51 has translation MHPKRPIKPKPPPNFSSTHSGFKSKKFLFILMAAILSLSLLSLLLFFSFSTALRHHNHRHYSPAPSHSISKPPPSSASPSVSSPNGLIHEACKASRDPPTCESSLSSSSPGSPNPTVLDTIQLAIRVSKENLRTAQSMVNDILGASAGNLNRTNAAKNCLEVLNYSDFRSDRTASALARGKVKDARAWLSAAMVYQYDCWSALKYVNGTSKVNETMAFLNGLLGLSSNALGMMVNYDNLGEDTGSWGPPKTERDGFWEGVGGSGLEFHGGVPTGLKPDVTVCKEGGCNYGSVQAAVNAGPDNAVDRRFVIWIKAGVYEETVRVPLQKKNVVFLGDGMGKTVITGSMNVGQPGVTTYDSATVGVVGDGFMASGLTIQNTAGPNAHQAVAFRSDSDLSVIENCEFLGNQDTLYAHSLRQYYKSCRIQGNVDFVFGNSAAFFQGCLVLVAPRQVKPEKGENNAVTAHGRIDPAQSTGFVFLGCIVNGTEEYLSLYYSKPSVHRNYLGRPWKEYSRTVLIQCTLEALITPDGWMPWSGDFALKTLYYGEFGNTGAGANTSKRVPWSSQIPAKHVSSYSVPNFIQGDQWIPTSS, from the exons ATGCATCCCAAAAGGCCTATAAAACCCAAACCCCCACCCAATTTCTCTTCCACTCATTCCGGTTTCAAATCCAAAAAATTCCTCTTCATTCTAATGGCAGCAATTTTGTCCCTTtccctcctctctcttctcctcttTTTCTCCTTCTCCACTGCCCTCCGCCACCACAACCACCGCCACTATTCTCCTGCTCCCAGCCATAGCATTTCAAAACCACCCCCCTCTTCTGCTTCTCCTTCAGTCTCATCTCCAAATGGGCTCATTCACGAGGCCTGCAAGGCCTCGCGTGACCCGCCAACATGCGAGTCCTCATTGTCCAGTTCCTCCCCCGGGTCTCCCAACCCGACCGTTTTGGACACCATCCAATTGGCCATCCGGGTCTCGAAGGAAAACCTCAGGACTGCCCAGTCCATGGTGAACGATATCCTGGGGGCGTCCGCAGGAAATCTAAACCGGACCAACGCGGCAAAGAATTGTTTGGAGGTGCTGAATTATTCTGATTTTCGGAGTGATCGGACGGCTTCGGCGCTGGCACGTGGCAAAGTCAAGGACGCCCGTGCATGGTTGTCAGCTGCCATGGTCTACCAGTACGATTGCTGGTCCGCTTTGAAATACGTCAATGGGACGTCTAAGGTGAATGAAACGATGGCGTTTTTGAACGGTTTACTCGGGTTGAGCAGCAACGCTCTGGGGATGATGGTAAACTATGATAATCTGGGCGAAGATACCGGGTCCTGGGGCCCACCCAAGACTGAGAGGGACGGGTTTTGGGAaggggttggcgggtcggggttggAGTTCCATGGCGGAGTGCCGACCGGGTTGAAGCCGGACGTGACGGTTTGTAAAGAGGGTGGGTGTAATTACGGGTCGGTGCAGGCTGCAGTGAATGCGGGTCCGGATAACGCGGTGGATCGGAGGTTCGTGATATGGATAAAGGCGGGCGTGTATGAGGAGACGGTTCGGGTCCCGTTGCAGAAAAAGAATGTGGTGTTTTTGGGTGATGGGATGGGTAAAACGGTCATTACAGGGTCTATGAATGTGGGCCAGCCTGGTGTTACCACCTATGATTCTGCTACTGTTG GAGTTGTTGGTGATGGTTTCATGGCGAGCGGTCTCACCATACAGAACACAGCTGGCCCTAATGCGCACCAAGCAGTAGCCTTTCGATCAGACAGTGATCTTTCAGTGATAGAAAATTGTGAATTTCTTGGCAATCAGGACACCTTATATGCTCACTCGCTACGCCAATATTACAAGTCATGCCGCATTCAGGGCAACGTTGATTTCGTATTTGGGAACTCCGCTGCATTCTTCCAGGGTTGCCTCGTCTTAGTCGCTCCACGGCAAGTAAAACCAGAGAAGGGAGAGAACAATGCTGTGACTGCTCATGGAAGAATCGACCCTGCCCAGTCCACAGGCTTTGTCTTCCTGGGCTGCATCGTCAACGGCACAGAAGAGTACTTGTCCTTGTACTATAGTAAACCTAGCGTACACAGAAACTACCTTGGAAGGCCATGGAAAGAGTATTCGAGGACGGTATTGATCCAGTGCACCTTGGAGGCTCTCATTACACCAGATGGATGGATGCCCTGGAGTGGAGATTTTGCTCTGAAGACGCTGTATTATGGGGAATTCGGTAATACTGGAGCTGGTGCTAACACTTCTAAACGAGTGCCTTGGAGCAGTCAGATTCCAGCTAAACATGTTTCCTCATATTCAGTGCCAAATTTCATTCAAGGTGATCAGTGGATTCCTACTTCTTCTTGA